One Prochlorococcus marinus XMU1411 genomic window carries:
- a CDS encoding DNA cytosine methyltransferase, with the protein MNKKPKKIIDLFAGIGGFHLAFHKLGLECVFASEINADARKSYKQNFKSYVSKDFFEKSFNADIYQQDKFAIPDFDILCAGFPCQPFSQIGYKKGFSEDLEGRGNLFFEIAKILEIKRPKAFFLENVQHLIKHDDGRTLDIIKQTIEKLDYSFYYKVIRASDFNLPQHRPRIFMVGFLGESNEQKMFNFPKPIPLQNSMSDVFEAECPKKIGYTLRLGGSDSGIHDRRNWDRYWVNGVDTKIKPLHGKRMQGFPDDFYLSESRSKSMRLLGNSVAVDAVYYVAKNMIDYMNDKEKFVFNNLFEPFLKVAV; encoded by the coding sequence ATGAATAAAAAACCAAAAAAAATTATTGATTTATTTGCAGGTATTGGCGGTTTTCATTTGGCATTTCATAAATTGGGATTGGAATGTGTTTTTGCATCTGAAATTAATGCAGATGCACGAAAGTCTTATAAGCAAAATTTTAAATCTTATGTATCAAAAGACTTCTTCGAGAAAAGTTTTAATGCCGATATTTATCAACAAGATAAATTTGCAATACCAGATTTTGATATTTTATGTGCTGGTTTTCCCTGCCAACCATTTAGTCAGATTGGATATAAAAAAGGTTTTTCTGAAGATTTGGAGGGTAGAGGAAATTTATTTTTTGAAATTGCAAAGATTTTAGAAATCAAAAGACCTAAGGCATTTTTTCTTGAAAATGTTCAGCATCTTATTAAACATGATGATGGAAGGACCTTAGATATTATTAAACAAACAATTGAGAAATTAGATTATTCATTTTATTACAAAGTAATTAGGGCATCTGATTTTAATTTGCCTCAACATAGACCAAGGATATTTATGGTTGGGTTTTTAGGAGAGTCAAATGAACAAAAAATGTTTAATTTCCCTAAACCAATTCCTCTTCAGAATAGTATGAGTGATGTCTTTGAAGCAGAATGCCCAAAAAAAATTGGTTATACCCTGAGACTAGGTGGTAGTGATTCAGGTATCCACGATAGAAGAAACTGGGATAGATATTGGGTTAATGGAGTGGATACTAAAATTAAACCTCTTCATGGTAAGCGTATGCAGGGTTTCCCAGATGATTTTTATCTATCTGAGAGCAGATCAAAGTCAATGAGACTTTTAGGCAATAGTGTTGCTGTTGATGCTGTTTATTATGTTGCTAAAAATATGATTGATTATATGAACGATAAAGAGAAATTTGTGTTTAATAATTTATTTGAACCTTTTCTCAAAGTCGCTGTTTAA